CGTATCCCTGATATCCGTCGACATTTTGACGttagaattgaatttggagTTGTGGGAATAGGAATGGGAAAATAGATGTATTTGGAATTCCCCGCGCAAAGATATCTTGAGACGATTTGATAGCAGAGtcgaaaataaaaatatattctgcCGCGAGTAAAGATGCTGACCGCTTTTTATGGGGATATTTGATCGGGTAATGAGTGTCGTGTGTTTATAAGGAAGTGGCTACCCGCACCCCTTGCTGAAGAGCAAACGGTACTGagtgaattattatttggtTGGGTTGGCAAACAATAATGATTTGGTgatttggaaagattttTGAGGAATTGTTTTGAATCTCTATCGGTAGCCGGGTTTCTATGTTGCAGATTATCTATTCAAGTATCTCAAACTCTAGATGAacacaatttcaaaatgcaACATCAACGGTGTGCTCTTATAAAACCACATCAACTACGTCTATTCTCCGCCAGACAGACAGACTAAGCGAACCAGTCACAATGTAGGAATTGAACGAGCCGAATAAGTCGAGTTTCCATAgtgatttgaagaagttgaaagaggggaagaagtTAAAGGAGGCAGCGCGTATGTTGAATGCTTATTCGATGAGTATCATGGCGCCAACGTATAGAGATCACTATTTTGGTCATGAGATTGTGAGTTGTCTTTTTGCTTTGTGTTTTTCCTGTGGTGCGGTCTGGCTTGAAGGAGTTTGAGTGAGCTTTGAGTGGAGGGTGAAGAGCTCagttttttttaaaacaaaagGGTTGATAGGCagaaggaaatgggaaatcgagttttgatattatgTTAACgagggggggggaggaggtACTTATAATATGTGTACTTGTTTCTTTTTATGGGTATAGGTTTATTGTGTGTGAGGTTGGGAGACATGAGTAGACGATATTGTGTTGTTGGagatttgaataatcttAAGTAAGATATTCTACTTTACAACTCATAATATAGGATGGAGCAAGAGGATATATTAACAAGAACTCTCGAGAATTATCCGAGGCTGAGATGATATTCAGatatttttgagaattttggagATTATCCCAAACGTCCAATAGATTCAAGGTCTCAATTGTCTGGACTTTAGAACCCTAtgataattttcattttttttttgaatgttTTATTTGTTATTTAGTCTCTGAACTTACAATCAAGCAACCACTAACTCATCCCTCTCAGCCATCCCTCAAAGATTGTCATTGGTGTCAAATCCGCAGCTTCTCCAATGCAAACGAATACCCAATCTCCATTGTCTGCAAAGACGAAAGTCTAACTCTCCCTTCCGATTTTACCTTCATCGAAAAGTCTATTCTCAGAGAAGGGGTTTCCCGAGCCGATCCTGAGTTTCGAGTCGGATGTGAATGCAGTCACAGTTGTCATGGAATGACTTGCCACTGCCTCCAAGATTCTGAGGTTGATCTACCAGATCACAATGTATATGCCTATCAAGCAGGGGGTAATAGCGAAGGATGTTTGAAAGAACAGCTTTTGGATAGCAAAGCGCCTATCTATGAGTGTCACGAAGCCTGTGCTTGTGATGAAACTTGTGATAATCGAATTGTTGCAAGAGGACGACGCGTGCCATTACAAGTTTTCCGCACTGAAAATCGTGGTTGGGGTATGTAATCTCTATTGTTGTTCAACGTTAGAATCAACAATCTAACTAATCATAGGTGTTCGAAGCAAAGTTCCCATCAAAGCCGGTGCATTTATCGACTGCTACATTGGCGAGATAATCACCGCTCAGGAAGCCGAAAGACGCCGCGACAATGCAATCATaagtagaagaaaagatctTTATCTATTCAGCATTGATAAGTTCACCGATCCAGATAGTCTCAATGAGACTTTACGTGGTGATCCATATGTTATTGACGGAGAATTTTACGCGGGACCTAGTCGTTTCTTTAACCATTCCTGTGAAGCCAATATGAGGATCTTTGCGCGTGTTGGAGATTACTCTGAGAAAAACCTTCATGACTTGGCATTTTTTGCGATTGAGGATATTCGACCAATGACGGAACTTACTTTCGACTatgtggatggaaaggatgatGGAGAGCAAGGAAGTGAGAAATGCTTGTGTGGGGCTAAATCGTGTAGAGGATGGCTTTGGTAATTATGGGCATAAACGATTAATGCATATGAATAGTAGCAGACGCACGATAGGATAATCTGCGAAAATTAATGATACCCTCAGGTCTGATCAAAtctgaatggatggaatttcGTTGGTGTTAGTGGAAGTACCTCGACATATCAATGTATGGAGGTGGTCTAAAGCGAATTGACTTTTTTCCCCTTCTAATATcttgatgatatgatatgtttgAGTAATGGAAGACTCTCATATAAACTTATCTCCTTCTGCGAGCAGATTTGGCAAGTATACAACTCGGTATGCTATATTGATGACAAGCTCATCTAGCCAGTTCAATCTCTAAGACACAGAGTCTGGGTAGCGTAGGAGCTACATAATCAGAtcctattatttatttatctgATAGTTCCAGTACCTGGATGGTTTGAGATAAATTCCACCTATGTTTGGTAGCAGCTGAAGTGAAATTCGACTGTCACTTCTCCTAGAATAAACTCGCTACGTCTATCGAAGCACCTGCAGAGATTCGGGACGTTGACTTAATCGTCTCCCATGCTACTTGAATCAACACCAGGTTTAGAGTACGACGACCAGCGACGAGTTACATTCAATATTCTCTCCGTTT
The sequence above is drawn from the Botrytis cinerea B05.10 chromosome 11, complete sequence genome and encodes:
- the BcDIM5 gene encoding BcDIM5 is translated as MLNAYSMSIMAPTYRDHYFGHEIPSLKDCHWCQIRSFSNANEYPISIVCKDESLTLPSDFTFIEKSILREGVSRADPEFRVGCECSHSCHGMTCHCLQDSEVDLPDHNVYAYQAGGNSEGCLKEQLLDSKAPIYECHEACACDETCDNRIVARGRRVPLQVFRTENRGWGVRSKVPIKAGAFIDCYIGEIITAQEAERRRDNAIISRRKDLYLFSIDKFTDPDSLNETLRGDPYVIDGEFYAGPSRFFNHSCEANMRIFARVGDYSEKNLHDLAFFAIEDIRPMTELTFDYVDGKDDGEQGSEKCLCGAKSCRGWLW